The Teredinibacter sp. KSP-S5-2 genomic interval CCGGAAATTACAAAACGATGTTTTCATTGCTGGCCGGCCAATTAAAAAGGGTTGGATGTCTTCCCGTTACGGCCGCCGAAACGACCCATTTACCGGGAAAATTGCCTGGCATAGTGGTGTTGATTTTGCCGGTAAGGACGGAGCAGAGATTGTTGCTGTTGCCGCCGGTGTGGTCACTTGGTCCGACGAGAGATATGGATACGGTAACCTTGTCGAAGTAAACCACGGTAACGGTTTTTCCACGCGTTATGCCCACTGTAAAGAAAACCTTGTTAAAGTTGGCGATGTGGTCAAAAAAGGCCAAATTGTTGCGCTAATGGGGTCAAGTGGTCGTTCTACCGGCCCTCACGTACACTTTGAAGTATACAAACATGGTCGTCCTGTCGACCCATCTACCTATATTCATCGCGCCGCGCGGTGAGTTCTTCCCCCTTCTTGCTTTAACTGTCAGTTTTTAACCCAATATAAAAAATAAAATTTCGTGAGCCCTCAGGCTCATTACACTCGGTGTTTTTATGTTTAGCAAAATATTGAAGTCCATTTTTGGGACAAAGAATGATCGTGAACTTAAGCGCATGTATAAGGTTGTCGCCAAGGTTAATACGTTTGAAGAAGAGTATGAAAAACTCAGTGATAGTGATATCAAAGAAAAAACACAATCTTTCAAAACACGAATTGAACAAGGTGAAACATTAGATCATATCCTGCCTGAGGCGTTTGCTTTGGTTCGAGAGGCCAGTAAGCGCGTTATGAACATGCGGCATTTTGATGTCCAGCTTATTGGTGGGATGACCTTGCATGAAGGCAGGATCGCCGAAATGCGCACTGGTGAGGGTAAAACTCTAGTGGCAACACTGGCTGCATATTTAAATGCATTGTCAGGAAAAGGCGTTCATGTGGTCACGGTGAACGATTATCTGGCTCGGCGCGATGCCAACTGGATGAAGCCTTTGTATGAAGCTTTGGGGATGACCGTTGGATCGGTTGTTTCAATGCAAGATCCAGATGAGAAAAAAGCCGCATATCTAGCAGACATTACTTATGGAACCAACAACGAATTTGGTTTCGACTACTTACGTGACAATATGGTGTTGCGTAAAGAGGATCGTTCTCAGCGACCATTAAATTTTGCCATTGTGGATGAGGTCGACTCGATTCTTATCGATGAAGCGAGAACGCCGCTTATCATTTCCGGTGCAGCAGAAGATAGCTCTGAAATGTATCGGGTGATGAATAAGTTGGTGCCCAAGCTCAAGAAGCAAGAGGAAGAGGGTGAAGCTGGAGGGCATTTCACTGTCGATGAAAAAACTCGCCAAGTCGAACTAACAGAAGATGGACACCAGTTAATTGAGGAACTGTTAACGAAAGAAGGGTTGTTAGGTGAAAATGACAGTCTTTACGGTGCCGAAAAACTTTCTCTTCTACACCATATCCATTCAGCGCTGAAGGCATACAACTTATTTAATAAAAATGTTGAGTACATCGTGCAAAACGATCAGGTTGTACTGATCGATGAACACACCGGACGAACTATGCCTGGACGCCGTTTGTCTGAAGGCTTGCATCAGGCATTGGAAGCAAAAGAAGGCGTTGTTATTCAATCTGAGAGTCAAACTCTCGCATCTACGACTTTCCAGAACTATTTCCGCTTATTTCCGAAGCTGGCCGGTATGACAGGTACGGCGGATACTGAGGCGTTTGAATTTAACCATATTTATGGTTTGGATGTGGTTGTTATTCCTACTAACAAGCCTACTGCTCGATTGGATTTAAACGACCTTATCTTCATGACGGTTGAAGAAAAGTACGAGGCAATTATTCGGGATATTAATGAGTTCCGAGGGAAAAATGCGCCTGTACTCGTGGGCACCGCATCCGTAGAAACTTCAGAAGAAATGTCTAAACGCTTGAAAAAAGCGGGCATTAAACATGAAGTTTTGAATGCGAAGTATCACGAACGTGAAGCGGACATTATTGCCCAGGCTGGCCGCCCTGGAGCGGTAACCATCGCAACGAATATGGCCGGTCGAGGAACCGATATTGTCTTGGGGGGGAAATGGGAATCGGAAATTGCTGAGCTGGAAAACCCAACAGACGAACAAATTGCGAAAATTAAAGAAGAGTGGCAAAAACGCCACGATCTCGTTATTGAGGCGGGTGGTTTACATATCATTGGTACCGAGCGTCACGAGTCCCGCCGAATTGACAATCAGTTAAGAGGTCGTGCAGGTCGTCAAGGTGACCCAGGGCTTTCTCGTTTTTATCTTTCTCTGGAAGATAATCTGATGCGTATTTTTGCTTCGGACAGAGTGCGTAATTTCATGCAAGCAATGGGCATGGAAAAAGGTGAAGCAATTGAGCACCGAATGGTGACCAATGCTATTGAAAAAGCACAGCGAAAAGTTGAAGGTAGAAACTTCGATTATCGTAAGCAGATTCTCGAATACGATGATGTGGCAAACGACCAGCGTCGAGTTATTTATGCTCAAAGAAATGAATTACTTGAAGCTGAAACTATTGATGAAGCCGTTGCTGGTATTCGTGAAGACGTAATCAGTAATGTTATTGATGGCTATATTCCACCTCAAAGTGTTGCTGAGCAATGGAATACCGATGGCTTGGAAAAAGCGCTACAAAACGAGTTTGGTCTGGAAATTCCGGTAACGAAATGGTTGGAAGAAGACGAACGACTATACGAAGAGCCTCTGCGTGAAAAAATCATGGCGGCTATGAATGAAGCTTATCAAACTAAAGCTGATCGCATTGGTGATGTGATTCGTGTGATCGAAAAACAAGTAATGCTACAAGTGCTTGATTCTTTATGGAAAGAACACCTGCAAAATATGGATCATATGC includes:
- the secA gene encoding preprotein translocase subunit SecA is translated as MFSKILKSIFGTKNDRELKRMYKVVAKVNTFEEEYEKLSDSDIKEKTQSFKTRIEQGETLDHILPEAFALVREASKRVMNMRHFDVQLIGGMTLHEGRIAEMRTGEGKTLVATLAAYLNALSGKGVHVVTVNDYLARRDANWMKPLYEALGMTVGSVVSMQDPDEKKAAYLADITYGTNNEFGFDYLRDNMVLRKEDRSQRPLNFAIVDEVDSILIDEARTPLIISGAAEDSSEMYRVMNKLVPKLKKQEEEGEAGGHFTVDEKTRQVELTEDGHQLIEELLTKEGLLGENDSLYGAEKLSLLHHIHSALKAYNLFNKNVEYIVQNDQVVLIDEHTGRTMPGRRLSEGLHQALEAKEGVVIQSESQTLASTTFQNYFRLFPKLAGMTGTADTEAFEFNHIYGLDVVVIPTNKPTARLDLNDLIFMTVEEKYEAIIRDINEFRGKNAPVLVGTASVETSEEMSKRLKKAGIKHEVLNAKYHEREADIIAQAGRPGAVTIATNMAGRGTDIVLGGKWESEIAELENPTDEQIAKIKEEWQKRHDLVIEAGGLHIIGTERHESRRIDNQLRGRAGRQGDPGLSRFYLSLEDNLMRIFASDRVRNFMQAMGMEKGEAIEHRMVTNAIEKAQRKVEGRNFDYRKQILEYDDVANDQRRVIYAQRNELLEAETIDEAVAGIREDVISNVIDGYIPPQSVAEQWNTDGLEKALQNEFGLEIPVTKWLEEDERLYEEPLREKIMAAMNEAYQTKADRIGDVIRVIEKQVMLQVLDSLWKEHLQNMDHMRQGIGLRAYAQRNPKQEYKRESFELFQRLLENLKHDLTRILFRIEPMTREEVDAIEQRRREQAERQKMDLQHQQVNALQDSDEPQPTAEKPFVREGKKVGRNDPCPCGSGKKFKACHGKLN